The following proteins come from a genomic window of Corallococcus sp. NCRR:
- a CDS encoding trypsin-like serine peptidase, producing the protein MAAKKLLGAMLVMGLTACGSVEPMDVPDAEPNEALASQESNVIVGTLNWVSATSLSGTQRTKSLAVGYLSIPAVGSRCTAWLVSNDVVITNNHCVGNSSEAVGARVSFNYEDGVASASRVWYPCATFIKTWSSDDMTALRCSAVNGQLPGQVYGFLTVSSTNAATSASVYVVNQNCDYYTTPSCTPTKKSSPGKVLNGNYSTTDISYDADTLGGSSGSPVISTSTNQVVALHHIGVGGNSQGRGTANTGVKATRVKARLAEIGL; encoded by the coding sequence ATGGCCGCGAAGAAGCTCTTGGGTGCGATGCTGGTGATGGGCCTGACGGCGTGTGGTTCCGTGGAGCCCATGGACGTGCCGGACGCGGAGCCCAACGAGGCGCTGGCCTCACAGGAGTCCAACGTCATCGTCGGCACCCTGAACTGGGTGAGCGCCACGTCCCTCTCGGGCACGCAGCGCACGAAGTCCCTGGCGGTGGGCTACCTCTCCATCCCGGCGGTGGGCAGCCGCTGCACGGCGTGGCTCGTCTCCAACGACGTGGTCATCACCAACAACCACTGCGTGGGCAACTCCTCGGAGGCGGTGGGCGCGCGCGTGTCGTTCAACTACGAGGACGGCGTCGCGTCCGCCTCGCGCGTCTGGTACCCGTGCGCCACGTTCATCAAGACGTGGAGCAGCGACGACATGACGGCGCTGCGCTGCTCGGCCGTGAACGGCCAGCTGCCCGGCCAGGTGTACGGCTTCCTCACCGTCTCCAGCACCAACGCGGCGACGAGCGCCAGCGTGTACGTGGTGAACCAGAACTGCGACTACTACACGACGCCGTCCTGCACGCCGACGAAGAAGTCCTCGCCGGGCAAGGTGCTCAACGGCAACTACAGCACCACGGACATCTCCTACGACGCGGACACGCTGGGCGGCTCGTCCGGCTCGCCCGTCATCTCCACGTCCACGAACCAGGTGGTGGCGCTGCACCACATCGGCGTCGGCGGCAACTCGCAGGGCCGCGGCACGGCCAACACCGGCGTGAAGGCCACGCGCGTGAAGGCGCGCCTGGCGGAGATCGGCCTGTAG
- a CDS encoding SDR family NAD(P)-dependent oxidoreductase, whose product MDTFLSEVLPPMRPPIDNGTVLIIGAAGGIGRELARLLSPRVRTLVLVARDVDDLGSLRQELLVRNPTLGVMIRACRMDDPRAVDALFEHLERNYVRVDVLINNADYASSGLYADERWKRIEELVQANVLAPAMITHRLLRPMLERGRGGILTVGSGAARLFMPGAVTFAATQRFLDGFSESLRLELKDAGIPVTFVAPGPLALEPHLEGEVTPFFELSLRQCAREALAGFERGEALVYPGLGHRWVMRLLRFLPRSFKRGLGRLALGGLKRTLLLNPSGPTGTDAPPRPVLLAGGEPSSAT is encoded by the coding sequence ATGGACACCTTCCTGTCCGAGGTCCTGCCCCCTATGCGCCCTCCCATCGACAACGGTACCGTGCTCATCATCGGCGCAGCTGGCGGCATCGGCCGCGAGCTTGCCCGGCTGCTCTCTCCACGCGTCAGGACCCTGGTGCTCGTCGCGCGCGACGTGGACGACCTGGGAAGCCTGAGGCAGGAGCTGCTCGTCCGAAACCCCACCCTGGGGGTGATGATCCGCGCGTGCCGGATGGATGATCCGCGCGCCGTGGACGCGCTCTTCGAGCACCTGGAGCGCAACTACGTGCGCGTGGACGTGCTCATCAACAACGCGGACTACGCCTCCAGCGGGCTGTACGCGGACGAGCGCTGGAAGCGCATCGAGGAGCTGGTGCAGGCGAACGTGCTGGCTCCGGCCATGATCACCCACCGCCTGCTGCGCCCCATGCTGGAGCGCGGGCGGGGTGGCATCCTCACGGTGGGCTCGGGCGCGGCGCGCCTGTTCATGCCGGGCGCGGTGACGTTCGCCGCCACGCAGCGCTTCCTGGATGGCTTCAGTGAGTCCCTGCGCCTGGAGCTGAAGGACGCGGGCATCCCCGTCACCTTCGTGGCCCCCGGCCCGCTGGCGCTGGAGCCGCACCTGGAGGGGGAGGTGACGCCGTTCTTCGAGCTGTCCCTGCGCCAGTGCGCCCGCGAGGCCCTGGCGGGCTTCGAGCGGGGCGAGGCGCTGGTGTACCCCGGCCTGGGGCACCGCTGGGTGATGCGGCTGCTGCGCTTCCTGCCGCGCTCCTTCAAGCGGGGCCTGGGGCGGCTGGCGCTGGGCGGCCTGAAGCGGACGCTGCTCTTGAATCCGTCCGGGCCCACCGGGACGGATGCGCCCCCCCGGCCGGTGCTGCTGGCCGGAGGGGAGCCCTCGTCCGCGACTTGA
- a CDS encoding universal stress protein — MAGPSRILVPVDLKDGSRSVVDYALQLARPFGATVDVVHAWEPPQYVAPDLLVASPGWDATSLEAMARDTAGKELEALLRKVDGTAPVALSHRVVIGEAGNVVLEEAERGKYDLIVMGTHQRKGLTRMLLGSVAQKVVGHAVCPVLTLHVSPE, encoded by the coding sequence ATGGCAGGCCCTTCACGCATCCTCGTACCGGTGGACCTGAAGGACGGTTCCCGGTCCGTCGTGGACTACGCGCTGCAACTCGCCCGCCCCTTTGGCGCGACGGTGGACGTCGTGCACGCCTGGGAGCCGCCGCAGTACGTGGCGCCGGACCTGCTGGTGGCCTCGCCCGGCTGGGACGCCACCTCGCTGGAGGCGATGGCGCGCGACACCGCGGGCAAGGAGCTGGAGGCGCTCTTGCGCAAGGTGGACGGCACCGCGCCCGTGGCCCTGTCCCACCGCGTGGTGATTGGCGAGGCGGGCAACGTGGTGCTGGAGGAGGCCGAGCGCGGGAAGTACGACCTCATCGTGATGGGCACGCACCAGCGCAAGGGGCTCACCCGCATGCTGCTGGGCAGCGTGGCGCAGAAGGTGGTGGGCCACGCCGTGTGTCCGGTGCTCACCCTGCACGTCAGCCCCGAATAG
- a CDS encoding Fe2+-dependent dioxygenase — MMVHIPQVLTPEQVAHCRAVFDKAAWEDGRTTAGKQSAQVKKNLQLPEGSPAARELGDLVLAGLEKSPLFISAVLPQRVFPPLFNRYEQGMDFGSHVDNAIRPLLGSNQRIRTDVSATLFLSDPDSYDGGELVVEDTYGNHSAKLPAGDLIVYPSTSLHHVTPVTRGVRLASFFWVQSMIRDAGQRSLLFDMDTSIMQLTREVPKSPALVMLTGVYHNLLRQWAEP; from the coding sequence ATGATGGTGCACATCCCGCAGGTCCTCACGCCCGAGCAGGTGGCCCACTGCCGCGCCGTCTTCGACAAGGCGGCGTGGGAGGATGGCCGGACCACCGCCGGCAAGCAGTCCGCGCAGGTGAAGAAGAACCTCCAACTGCCCGAGGGCAGCCCCGCCGCCCGGGAGCTGGGGGACCTGGTGCTGGCCGGCCTGGAGAAGAGCCCGCTGTTCATCTCCGCCGTGCTGCCCCAGCGCGTCTTCCCGCCGCTGTTCAACCGCTACGAGCAGGGGATGGACTTCGGCTCGCACGTGGACAACGCCATCCGGCCGCTCCTGGGCTCGAACCAGCGCATCCGCACGGACGTGTCCGCCACGCTCTTCTTGAGCGACCCGGACAGCTACGACGGCGGTGAGCTGGTGGTGGAGGACACCTACGGCAACCACTCGGCGAAGCTGCCGGCGGGGGACCTCATCGTCTACCCGTCCACCAGCCTGCACCACGTCACGCCGGTGACGCGCGGCGTGCGGCTGGCGTCGTTCTTCTGGGTGCAGAGCATGATCCGCGACGCCGGGCAGCGCTCGCTGCTCTTCGACATGGACACGTCCATCATGCAGCTCACCCGCGAGGTGCCCAAGAGCCCCGCGCTGGTGATGCTCACGGGCGTGTACCACAACCTCCTGCGGCAGTGGGCGGAGCCCTAG
- a CDS encoding TonB-dependent receptor, with protein MRGALWPWGPAAVGLASALAAGGAVAQEAPVTGETAAPVQESRPAETAPVDQESPAPERTPESAPTGATAAQPNEDDAYVLPEVSVEGETQKYNVTEPSLARLPRPLVDTPQTITVVPERVMEEQQATTLRDALRNVSGITVTAGEGGRQGDSFSLRGFSAQTDTLRDGVRDLGWFTRDTFNLEGVEVYFGPSSVLFGRGSTGGAINLVTKKARKGSFTDLRLSGGTAPTGRIEADVNQEISDSVQFRVSAVGQLSGVAGRDVVKENRAGIAPSARFQLADKVALEVDYFYQHEDSVPDYGQPYFNGYPVGVTLDVPRGNFYGVKDSDAELVNVHIGTARLLADLGNTFRLTNTLRYGGVDRFARPTAPRGLTPTTNPTTIGRQRFETTADNTYFADQLDVRGVFNTGFLKHTANFGLDVSREQREQGRANLTVNGGNLPADLFDPDNSPDLSGVARVPGATNYSRQWNLGAYASDQIQIGKYVEVLGTLRLDNLHSDYETKAANGDIAAFEQENSLFNWRVGLVLHPAENTSVYGMYGTSQNPSAELATLSDATVTLDPEKNETFEIGAKSDLIAERLSVNAAVFRTNKLNARVPNSDPDGPPTVLEGKQRVQGYALGVAGSPVRRWNVFANYTFLDASIREHTNEFLVDQRLVNTPKRSFSLWTTYAILDTLSVGGGATYQDVATVNNPANATVLLTKVPNFWRFDAFASYSIKKVDLQLNVYNLTDKLYYDSYYGGQAVPADGVSALLSAHVRF; from the coding sequence GTGCGCGGCGCGCTCTGGCCCTGGGGCCCCGCCGCCGTGGGCCTCGCCTCCGCCCTGGCGGCGGGTGGCGCGGTGGCGCAGGAGGCGCCGGTGACGGGCGAGACGGCGGCGCCGGTGCAGGAGTCCCGGCCGGCGGAGACTGCCCCGGTGGACCAGGAGTCCCCGGCTCCCGAGCGCACCCCGGAGTCCGCGCCCACGGGCGCGACGGCGGCGCAGCCCAACGAGGACGACGCGTACGTCCTGCCGGAAGTGTCCGTGGAGGGTGAGACGCAGAAGTACAACGTCACGGAGCCCAGCCTGGCCCGCCTGCCGCGGCCGCTGGTGGACACGCCGCAGACCATCACGGTGGTCCCCGAGCGCGTGATGGAGGAGCAGCAGGCGACGACGCTGCGCGACGCGCTTCGCAACGTGTCCGGCATCACGGTGACGGCGGGCGAGGGTGGCCGGCAGGGTGACTCCTTCTCGCTGCGCGGCTTCTCCGCCCAGACGGACACGCTGCGCGACGGCGTGCGCGACCTGGGCTGGTTCACCCGCGACACGTTCAACCTGGAGGGCGTGGAGGTCTACTTCGGCCCGTCGTCGGTGCTGTTCGGCCGAGGCTCCACGGGCGGCGCCATCAACCTGGTGACGAAGAAGGCGCGCAAGGGCTCCTTCACGGACCTGCGCCTGTCGGGCGGCACGGCGCCCACGGGCCGCATCGAGGCGGACGTCAACCAGGAGATCTCCGACAGCGTCCAGTTCCGCGTGAGCGCCGTGGGGCAGCTGTCCGGCGTCGCCGGACGTGACGTGGTGAAGGAGAACCGGGCGGGCATCGCGCCGTCCGCGCGCTTCCAGTTGGCGGACAAGGTCGCCCTGGAAGTGGACTACTTCTACCAGCACGAGGACAGCGTCCCGGATTACGGCCAGCCGTACTTCAACGGCTACCCCGTGGGCGTCACGCTGGACGTGCCCCGCGGGAACTTCTACGGCGTGAAGGACAGCGACGCGGAGCTCGTGAACGTGCACATCGGCACGGCGCGCCTCCTGGCGGACCTGGGCAACACCTTCCGTCTGACGAACACCCTGCGCTACGGCGGCGTGGACCGCTTCGCCCGGCCCACCGCGCCGCGCGGCCTGACGCCCACCACGAACCCCACCACCATCGGACGCCAGCGCTTCGAGACGACCGCGGACAACACCTACTTCGCGGACCAGCTGGACGTGCGCGGCGTGTTCAACACGGGCTTCCTCAAGCACACGGCCAACTTCGGTCTGGACGTGTCCCGCGAGCAGCGTGAGCAGGGCCGCGCCAACCTCACCGTGAACGGCGGCAACCTGCCGGCGGACCTGTTTGATCCGGACAACAGCCCGGACCTGTCCGGCGTGGCGCGCGTCCCGGGCGCCACCAACTACAGCCGCCAGTGGAACCTGGGCGCGTACGCGTCGGATCAGATCCAGATCGGCAAGTACGTGGAGGTCCTGGGCACGCTGCGCCTGGACAACCTGCACAGCGACTACGAGACCAAGGCCGCGAACGGCGACATCGCGGCCTTCGAGCAGGAGAACAGCCTGTTCAACTGGCGCGTGGGCCTGGTGCTCCACCCGGCGGAGAACACCAGCGTCTACGGCATGTACGGCACGTCCCAGAACCCCAGCGCGGAGCTGGCGACGCTGTCCGACGCCACCGTCACCCTGGATCCGGAGAAGAACGAGACCTTCGAGATCGGCGCCAAGTCCGACCTCATCGCGGAGCGCCTGAGCGTCAACGCGGCCGTGTTCCGCACCAACAAGCTGAACGCGCGCGTGCCGAACTCGGATCCGGACGGCCCGCCCACGGTGCTGGAGGGCAAGCAGCGGGTGCAGGGCTACGCGCTGGGCGTCGCCGGTTCGCCGGTGCGCCGCTGGAACGTGTTCGCCAACTACACGTTCCTGGACGCGAGCATCCGCGAGCACACCAATGAATTCCTGGTGGACCAGCGCCTGGTGAACACGCCCAAGCGCAGCTTCTCGCTGTGGACCACGTACGCCATCCTGGACACCCTGTCCGTGGGCGGCGGCGCCACCTACCAGGACGTGGCCACGGTGAACAACCCGGCCAACGCGACGGTGCTGCTCACCAAGGTCCCCAACTTCTGGCGCTTCGACGCGTTCGCGTCCTACAGCATCAAGAAGGTGGACCTGCAGCTCAACGTCTACAACCTGACCGACAAGCTCTACTACGACTCGTACTACGGCGGTCAGGCCGTGCCGGCGGACGGCGTTTCCGCCCTGCTGTCCGCGCACGTGCGGTTCTAG
- a CDS encoding PepSY-associated TM helix domain-containing protein yields MNPKLRSILFWIHLISGLVVGLVVGVMSFTGAAIAFESQIVDWADRDARHAAPPAQGTPRLTMEELLAKVKEAKPAVAPSGVTLYPEADSMVTVALGRGASVYVHPYTGEVREPGARGWRSFFHTMEELHRWLAASGDSRAVGKSITGVANLAFLFLGLTGLFLWWPRKWNLRAMRPILWFRRGLKGKARDFNWHNVIGFWSLPVLVVLTASGAVISYKWASNLVFTLTGNEPPAAQGPIASAPVVVPTPAPGTQPQPLDAQFAAVMKQSNAWEAITLRLATPQGAGGPGGRPEGAPRGEGAPRGEGGPRGEGAPRGERMARAEGAPQGEGGPRREGGPRGEGRAEGRGGPKGPQASAFTVREQERWPLFATNTVSLDPFTAQALKTETYADFNSGRKLRTWLRFLHTGEALGWVGQLIAALASFGAVFLVYTGYALSWRRFVPRRKTQPVTSAAPVAPPAESNTNAA; encoded by the coding sequence ATGAACCCCAAGCTCCGCTCGATTCTCTTCTGGATCCACCTGATTAGCGGCCTCGTCGTGGGGCTCGTGGTCGGGGTCATGTCGTTCACGGGCGCGGCGATCGCCTTCGAGTCGCAGATCGTCGACTGGGCGGACCGTGACGCCCGGCACGCGGCGCCTCCCGCGCAGGGGACTCCCCGCCTGACGATGGAGGAGCTGCTCGCGAAGGTGAAGGAGGCGAAGCCCGCCGTGGCTCCCTCCGGCGTGACGCTGTACCCGGAAGCGGACAGCATGGTGACGGTGGCCCTGGGGCGCGGCGCTTCCGTCTACGTCCACCCGTACACCGGTGAAGTGCGTGAGCCGGGCGCGCGGGGTTGGCGCTCGTTCTTCCACACGATGGAGGAGCTGCACCGCTGGCTCGCGGCGTCGGGCGACAGCCGCGCGGTGGGCAAGTCCATCACCGGCGTGGCCAACCTGGCGTTCCTGTTCCTGGGCCTCACCGGTCTGTTCCTGTGGTGGCCGCGCAAGTGGAACCTGCGCGCCATGCGGCCCATCCTGTGGTTCCGCCGCGGGCTCAAGGGCAAGGCGCGCGACTTCAACTGGCACAACGTGATCGGCTTCTGGTCGCTGCCCGTGCTGGTGGTGCTGACGGCGTCCGGCGCGGTGATTTCCTACAAGTGGGCGTCGAACCTGGTCTTCACGCTCACCGGCAACGAGCCGCCCGCGGCGCAGGGGCCCATCGCCTCCGCGCCCGTGGTCGTCCCCACGCCCGCGCCGGGGACTCAGCCCCAGCCGCTGGACGCGCAGTTCGCGGCGGTGATGAAGCAGTCCAACGCCTGGGAGGCCATCACCCTGCGCCTGGCCACGCCCCAGGGCGCTGGCGGCCCCGGCGGCCGTCCTGAAGGCGCCCCGCGAGGCGAAGGCGCTCCGCGCGGCGAAGGTGGCCCGCGTGGCGAAGGCGCTCCGCGCGGCGAACGCATGGCTCGCGCGGAGGGCGCTCCGCAGGGCGAAGGCGGCCCGCGCCGTGAGGGCGGTCCTCGCGGCGAAGGCCGTGCGGAAGGCCGCGGCGGTCCGAAGGGTCCGCAGGCCAGCGCCTTCACCGTCCGCGAGCAGGAGCGCTGGCCGCTCTTCGCCACCAACACGGTGTCGCTGGATCCGTTCACCGCCCAGGCGCTGAAGACGGAGACCTACGCGGACTTCAACAGCGGACGGAAGCTGCGCACGTGGCTGCGCTTCCTGCACACCGGCGAGGCGCTCGGGTGGGTGGGCCAGCTCATCGCGGCGCTCGCGTCCTTTGGCGCCGTGTTCCTCGTCTACACGGGCTACGCGCTCTCCTGGCGCCGCTTCGTCCCGCGCCGCAAGACGCAGCCCGTGACCTCCGCGGCCCCAGTGGCTCCGCCCGCGGAGTCGAATACAAACGCCGCCTGA
- a CDS encoding TonB family protein → MRTILNFDDGLGAAPTLPQAVTARADAVRSPVGLFQSATATADAGWGRWSGALLTATVAHVVAVAVGLMVSTQAPPRVTKPEPELVLMAYAPPPPPLGGGALKQATPQPVKPVVQKPRPKHRELVVPAKVPEPVKELEPVVEQEEPPAATEVAAVASQAPAGPGVPDGAVGGVVGGVVGGIVGGKLGGQGTAPPIYTPREVMKLPALLSGKPEYPRRAREDGITGVVMVMVVIGTDGTVEPGSPRIHRSVPGLDEAALESVAGWRFSPALGHDGAPVRVKVVIPVKFALR, encoded by the coding sequence ATGCGAACCATTCTCAACTTCGACGACGGATTGGGCGCTGCCCCGACGCTGCCGCAGGCTGTGACCGCCCGTGCGGATGCGGTGCGGAGCCCGGTGGGGCTCTTCCAATCCGCGACCGCCACGGCGGATGCGGGATGGGGTCGCTGGAGCGGGGCCCTGCTGACCGCGACCGTGGCGCACGTGGTGGCGGTGGCGGTGGGGTTGATGGTGTCGACCCAGGCGCCGCCGCGGGTCACGAAGCCGGAGCCGGAGCTGGTGCTGATGGCCTACGCGCCGCCTCCGCCTCCGCTGGGGGGTGGCGCCCTGAAGCAGGCGACCCCGCAGCCCGTGAAGCCGGTGGTGCAGAAGCCGCGCCCCAAGCACCGGGAGCTGGTGGTCCCCGCGAAGGTTCCGGAGCCGGTGAAGGAGCTGGAGCCGGTGGTGGAGCAGGAGGAGCCCCCGGCCGCGACGGAGGTGGCCGCGGTCGCGTCGCAGGCGCCCGCGGGTCCGGGCGTTCCGGACGGCGCGGTGGGTGGCGTCGTCGGTGGCGTGGTGGGCGGAATCGTGGGCGGCAAGCTCGGAGGGCAGGGCACCGCGCCGCCCATCTACACGCCGCGCGAGGTGATGAAGCTGCCGGCGCTGCTGTCCGGCAAGCCGGAGTATCCGCGCCGCGCCCGGGAGGATGGCATCACCGGCGTGGTGATGGTGATGGTCGTCATTGGCACGGACGGCACGGTGGAGCCGGGCTCGCCGCGCATCCACCGCTCGGTGCCGGGCCTGGACGAGGCCGCGCTCGAGTCCGTGGCGGGCTGGCGCTTCTCGCCGGCACTGGGGCACGACGGCGCGCCGGTGCGCGTGAAGGTCGTGATCCCGGTGAAGTTCGCTCTCAGGTAG
- a CDS encoding cation:proton antiporter: MHDAHAFLQALATVLCVAAVTTVLFQRLRQPVVLGYILAGFIIGPHVPIPLVADPGIVQTLSELGVILLMFSLGLEFSLRRLFQVGPTAGLTAVIQCSVMVWLGFIIGRAFGWTMLESLFTGCCIAISSTTIIAKAFDEQNIRGALRGIVVGILIVEDLIGILLMAMLTAVSSGTGMSAGDLAYTVGRLAAFLVGLVAIGLFVVPRLMRYITKLQRPETTLVTSVGICFAGALLAQTFGYSVALGAFLAGSLVAESGEGKEIEHLVQPVRDLFGAVFFVSVGMLIDPALIREHWLAIAVLTAVVVLGKILSVSLGAFFTGNGTRTSVQAGLSLSQIGEFSFIIAGLGLSLKATGTFLYPVAVAVSAITTLTTPWLIRASGPIANWVDRKLPAPLQTFASLYGSWVENLRTSPRQKTVGARVRRMALLMLLDAAFITIIVIGTSVLLPQVTEFIDERMGWGKTLTPWIVIGLATALALPFCVGIVRMGRRLGVVLAEGALPAAANGKVDLAAAPRRVLVVALQLASVFMVGVPVLAITQPFLPGVPGAVLLLVSLGVMGFAFWKSATNLQGHMRAGAQVIVEALAAQSHAKGDEDEPAPDVLHGVRQMLPGIGEPESVALGASSAAVGRTLAELNLRGMTGATVLAIRRGDAGVLVPTAQEVLRAGDILALAGTHEAIDAAKGVLG; this comes from the coding sequence ATGCACGACGCCCACGCGTTCCTCCAAGCCCTCGCCACCGTCCTATGTGTCGCGGCGGTCACCACGGTCCTCTTCCAGCGCCTGCGCCAGCCGGTGGTGCTGGGCTACATCCTCGCGGGCTTCATCATCGGGCCTCACGTCCCCATCCCATTGGTGGCGGACCCTGGCATCGTGCAGACGCTGTCGGAGCTGGGCGTCATCCTGCTGATGTTCTCCCTGGGGCTGGAGTTCAGCCTGCGGCGGCTGTTCCAGGTGGGGCCCACCGCGGGGCTCACCGCCGTCATCCAGTGCAGCGTGATGGTGTGGCTGGGCTTCATCATCGGCCGCGCCTTTGGCTGGACGATGCTGGAGAGCCTGTTCACCGGCTGCTGCATCGCCATCTCCAGCACCACCATCATCGCCAAGGCGTTCGACGAGCAGAACATTAGGGGCGCGCTGCGCGGCATCGTGGTGGGCATCCTCATCGTGGAGGACCTCATCGGCATCCTGCTGATGGCCATGCTCACCGCGGTGTCCAGCGGCACCGGCATGTCCGCCGGGGACCTGGCGTACACCGTGGGCCGGCTGGCCGCGTTCCTCGTGGGCCTGGTCGCCATCGGCCTGTTCGTCGTGCCCCGGTTGATGCGCTACATCACGAAGCTCCAGCGGCCGGAGACGACGCTCGTCACCAGCGTGGGCATCTGCTTCGCGGGCGCGCTGCTGGCGCAGACGTTCGGCTACTCGGTGGCGCTGGGCGCGTTCCTCGCGGGCTCGCTGGTGGCGGAGTCCGGCGAGGGCAAGGAGATTGAACACCTGGTGCAGCCGGTGCGCGACCTGTTCGGCGCGGTGTTCTTCGTGTCGGTGGGCATGCTGATCGATCCGGCGCTCATCCGCGAGCACTGGCTGGCCATCGCGGTGCTCACCGCCGTGGTCGTCCTGGGGAAGATCCTCAGCGTGTCGCTGGGCGCGTTCTTCACGGGCAACGGCACGCGCACGTCCGTGCAGGCGGGCCTGAGCCTGTCCCAGATTGGCGAGTTCTCCTTCATCATCGCGGGCCTGGGCCTGTCCCTGAAGGCCACGGGCACGTTCCTCTACCCGGTGGCGGTGGCCGTGTCCGCCATCACCACGTTGACGACGCCGTGGCTCATCCGCGCGTCCGGCCCCATCGCCAACTGGGTGGACCGCAAGCTGCCTGCGCCGCTGCAGACGTTCGCGTCGCTGTACGGCAGCTGGGTGGAGAACCTGCGCACGTCGCCGCGCCAGAAGACGGTGGGCGCGCGCGTGCGGCGCATGGCGCTGCTGATGCTGCTGGACGCGGCGTTCATCACCATCATCGTCATTGGCACGTCCGTGCTGCTGCCGCAGGTGACGGAGTTCATCGACGAGCGCATGGGCTGGGGCAAGACGCTGACGCCGTGGATCGTCATCGGCCTGGCCACGGCGCTGGCCCTGCCCTTCTGCGTGGGCATCGTGCGGATGGGGCGGCGGCTGGGCGTGGTGCTGGCGGAGGGCGCGCTGCCGGCGGCGGCGAACGGCAAGGTGGACCTGGCGGCGGCGCCCCGGCGGGTGCTGGTGGTGGCGCTCCAGTTGGCCAGCGTCTTCATGGTGGGCGTGCCGGTGCTGGCCATCACCCAGCCGTTCCTCCCCGGCGTGCCGGGCGCGGTGCTGCTGCTGGTGTCCCTGGGTGTGATGGGCTTCGCCTTCTGGAAGAGCGCCACGAACCTGCAGGGACACATGCGCGCGGGCGCGCAGGTCATCGTGGAGGCGCTCGCGGCCCAGTCCCACGCCAAGGGCGACGAGGACGAGCCGGCACCGGACGTGCTGCACGGCGTGCGTCAGATGCTGCCCGGCATTGGCGAACCGGAGTCGGTGGCGCTCGGCGCGTCCAGCGCGGCGGTGGGCCGCACCCTGGCGGAGCTCAACCTGCGCGGTATGACGGGGGCCACGGTGCTGGCCATCCGGCGGGGCGACGCGGGCGTGCTGGTGCCCACCGCGCAGGAGGTGCTGCGCGCGGGTGACATCCTCGCGCTCGCGGGGACGCACGAGGCCATCGACGCGGCGAAGGGCGTGCTCGGCTGA
- a CDS encoding cysteine hydrolase family protein, whose translation MAKPRQAVRKQTRTPHERRHDTALLIIDVINDLEFPGGENVLPWALRMVERLGPFAERMRKAGVPVIYVNDNFDLWRSSFTDVYKHCTRRDSRGQRVARALKPQPDDYFILKPKHSAFFATSLVPLLEHLGTKKLLLAGIATNLCVFFSAHDAHMHEYKITVLSDCCCAESDKDHDLALDQLQRFLRVRVCRGDEVHLQPRSRRRATRKPPPEWK comes from the coding sequence GTGGCGAAGCCGCGCCAGGCGGTCCGGAAGCAGACGCGCACGCCGCACGAGCGGCGGCATGACACCGCGTTGCTCATCATCGACGTCATCAATGACCTGGAGTTCCCCGGCGGGGAGAACGTCCTGCCCTGGGCGCTGCGCATGGTGGAGCGCCTGGGCCCCTTCGCGGAGCGGATGCGCAAGGCGGGCGTCCCGGTCATCTACGTCAACGACAACTTCGACCTGTGGCGCAGCAGCTTCACGGACGTCTACAAGCACTGCACCCGGCGGGACAGCCGGGGCCAGCGCGTCGCCCGCGCGCTCAAGCCCCAGCCGGACGACTACTTCATCCTCAAGCCCAAGCACTCGGCCTTCTTCGCCACGTCGCTGGTGCCCCTGCTGGAGCACCTGGGCACGAAGAAGCTGCTGCTCGCGGGCATCGCCACCAACCTGTGCGTCTTCTTCAGCGCCCACGACGCGCACATGCACGAGTACAAGATCACCGTGCTCAGCGACTGCTGCTGCGCGGAGAGCGACAAGGACCACGACCTGGCCCTGGATCAGCTCCAGCGCTTCCTGCGCGTGCGCGTCTGCCGGGGGGACGAGGTGCACCTGCAACCCCGCTCGCGCCGCCGCGCCACGCGCAAGCCCCCGCCAGAATGGAAGTGA
- a CDS encoding phosphate-starvation-inducible PsiE family protein has product MSTQGTPPPGGRLHFAIKKFERGIVVTVVVMMMVVVALATLELGWIIAQDIITPPVLILEVDELLEIFGFVLLILIGVELLETIKAYLRDNVVHVEIVLEVALIAIARKVIVLDLSKYDGVSVLAVAALIIALAVAFSLRARRGSARRRQGRSPPTGQQAGRHS; this is encoded by the coding sequence GTGAGCACGCAAGGCACTCCACCCCCAGGCGGAAGGCTGCACTTCGCCATCAAGAAGTTCGAGCGCGGCATCGTCGTCACGGTCGTCGTGATGATGATGGTCGTCGTCGCGCTTGCCACCCTCGAGCTGGGGTGGATCATCGCCCAGGACATCATCACCCCGCCCGTGCTCATCCTGGAGGTGGATGAACTGCTGGAGATTTTTGGTTTCGTTCTCCTCATCCTCATTGGCGTGGAGTTGCTGGAGACCATCAAGGCGTACCTGCGCGACAACGTCGTGCACGTTGAAATCGTCCTGGAGGTCGCGCTCATCGCCATCGCCCGGAAGGTCATCGTTCTGGACCTGTCGAAGTATGACGGCGTCAGCGTGCTGGCCGTGGCGGCGCTCATCATCGCGCTCGCAGTGGCGTTTTCCCTCAGGGCGCGGCGCGGGTCCGCCCGCCGCCGTCAAGGAAGAAGCCCCCCAACCGGGCAGCAGGCCGGGAGGCATTCCTGA